A single genomic interval of Lucilia cuprina isolate Lc7/37 chromosome 2, ASM2204524v1, whole genome shotgun sequence harbors:
- the LOC111688695 gene encoding beta-1,3-galactosyltransferase brn has protein sequence MKTKNKRIYKYAAIIGVIFLLDFLGIFTHLFELQYDKYFHYPMEGNVLKYAQAMREKRTQLEDGELVPKPINFYNYTYLHQRRCDLVKAEKPQLTLLIKSALPNTKRRDAIRRTWGYEQRFSDVHVRRVFLLGASTSSSLMDIADSEARQYGDIVQSDFIDAYFNNTIKTMMGLKWVVEQCQKAQYYMFVDDDYYVSMKNVLRFIAHPTLYPENAVSLNSMWVHKAKVQHERLFGGFVFQTRPLRHKFSKWHVTLKEYPFNKWPPYVTAGAFILSRAAAIDLYYVSQYTKHFRFDDIYLGLVALKAGISLTHCGNFHFHRPRYSGPDSYRFVIASHEFDDSVEMERTWNACRSANYA, from the coding sequence atgaaaaccaaaaataaacgcATTTACAAGTATGCTGCCATCATAGGAGTTATATTTCTACTTGATTTTCTGGGTATTTTTACTCACCTTTTCGAATTGCAATATGATAAATACTTCCACTATCCCATGGagggaaatgttttaaaatatgccCAAGCTATGCGGGAAAAGCGAACACAGTTAGAAGACGGTGAACTTGTGCCAAAgcctataaatttttataattatacatatttacatcaacGACGTTGTGATTTGGTCAAGGCGGAGAAACCACAACTGACGCTACTGATAAAATCGGCATTGCCTAATACAAAGAGACGCGATGCCATTAGACGTACCTGGGGTTATGAACAACGTTTTTCCGATGTTCATGTAAGAAGAGTATTTCTGTTGGGTGCCAGTACAAGCAGTTCCTTGATGGATATTGCAGACTCGGAGGCACGACAGTATGGCGATATAGTACAATCAGATTTTATAGATGCTTATTTTAATAATACCATTAAGACTATGATGGGTCTCAAGTGGGTGGTGGAACAGTGCCAAAAGGCTCAATACTATATGTTTGTCGATGACGACTATTATGTATCAATGAAGAATGTTTTACGTTTCATAGCCCATCCTACTCTCTATCCCGAGAATGCTGTCTCTCTGAATAGCATGTGGGTGCATAAGGCTAAAGTACAACATGAAAGACTTTTTGGAGGATTTGTTTTTCAGACACGTCCATTACGTCATAAATTTAGTAAATGGCATGTTACTCTCAAAGAGTATCCGTTTAATAAGTGGCCTCCCTATGTAACGGCGGGTGCTTTTATTTTATCTCGTGCGGCAGCCATTGATCTTTACTATGTTAGTCAGTATACAAAACATTTTCGTTTTGATGATATTTACTTGGGTTTGGTGGCATTAAAGGCTGGTATTAGTTTAACTCATTGCGGTAACTTTCATTTTCATCGTCCCCGTTATAGCGGTCCCGATAGTTATCGTTTTGTTATAGCTTCTCATGAATTTGATGATAGTGTTGAAATGGAAAGAACCTGGAATGCATGTCGTTCGGCAAATTATGCTTAA